The Silene latifolia isolate original U9 population chromosome Y, ASM4854445v1, whole genome shotgun sequence sequence gtgtgtAGTTCACTTCTGATCTATCAGGTCTTGTGTAAGGGGATGGCCAGGAGCTGCTCCCTCTGTGGTTGGAACTTTTTctgttgactttgtcatatcctgaatTGTTGTCAGTGTTGTCTGCCTTGTAGCCTTTATCTTCTACCAGCcgaatatagcctatggctaacgcctggacatcttcaaaggtgtgatagggcttcatggtcattgcatcgtagaagtcactatccaggggtagcccttgccttaaagcttccacggctgttccaacatcacatcttgGGATTGAcaccttttccttgttgaatcttgtcatgtaggatctaattgattcaccaggcttttgcttgatcctgtataagtcactggatctcttctctagttccctgctgctggcaaactgatgGTTGAAGGAGTTGACCAGGTTAGCAAAGGACTTGATACTTCTATTTgccaggtttatgtaccattgcagggcaggccCATTTCCGGTTATCctaaatcccttgcacatgcatacTTGTCGTAGTTCGCTGGGAATAGATACTGCTAacatcctttgcttgtaataggctaCATGATattgtggatctgtggtcccatcatagattctcattgagggaaccacaaatttctttggtaggtctattcttgctatttcatccacaaagggtgaatcagcataactttctggatttgcttcttcaattggggtagggaCTCCAGGAATCTTTTCAAATCTTTCATGGAGTTTTTTGATTTCCTGGAGCATTGCCATCATGATTGTTGTGTTGGTTTGATTTGGTGGGGTTTCTTCATTTGGGATTTCCTCTGAGTCTGTTACTTCTCCTGCTTTGGACTTTGGTGGAGTAGGAGTgccaaagttggagaaatcaatattcttgatgattgaggagaatggtgtgccaggttgaactttcaactttgatcctgaagTTTGCTCTCATAGCTTCAGTTCAGGTTGGATTCTGATTCCTTTAATTTTGCAACTTCTtcttcagcctgggccattttctATTTAAactgttccatttccaacaattttTGTTGGgtggcagccagttgttgttcaatgcTATCTCCTGTTATTTCTCATGTTTTTGTGTTATTTGGTtatgggttttgattatttttgagctagatgccccacggtgggcgccaattgttttagcagggatTTTACTGAATAAGAACGTCATGCCAGGAGAATTATggaggggtgatctaactcaaatagCTTGCCTGACTAGTATTAGTAAGtaaataaacaagtaaaaagTAAAGACACGAACATTTTATACGTGGAAGAACCccgggaataagggaaaaaaccacgggcaccaagccaggagtgattgttactatgattttagatagcctgGCAGAGTAATATATCAGGCATGACAGGCAAAGGTATTTCTTAAGAATACAAGAATGTGAGTAATAGTGAGTGTATCTCAATGTCCCTTCTGTTTTTATCTTCTCTTCAATTTATATTAGCTTCCAAAGTCATCACTTTCCttttgtttagggtttcctggtaaatagggctcttgccctatttacccggaggtagttGATTAACCTCAACAGCATTTCAGCCGTTGTCTTTGACTCTTTCCTCTATCTTCTCCTTTTGAAttagtcttccttgtttgtagggacTATACTTAAATGGCCTGATTGTTGCCTGCTTAGCTTGTACAACGTTTTTGTTGTGCCTGATTTGGTCTCCTTTCAGGCTAGGGTTAGTAATTTCCTGTCTTGTATTTTTCCCCTGCTTGGTGCATGTCCATATGTTCTTAATGCCCGATTTTAGGTATTCATTGCTTGAGTCTTTGCTTTGATCATTGCCTGGCCTCTGTCAGGTCAGGCAgtataattctgggcccaacaataAGGATTCATCCTGTAATGACGAGGTCATATGCCAGGATTGCTTGGTTTGGGCTTGCTGACCTGAGAGTTGAAATTTACCAGATTGATGAGGAGAGGTCTCGTAGTGGGGATGCCATAGATAGTGACAGTACTGCCCCTCTTCGTATTTTTGTTCCAACTGACCAGCCTCATAGATCTTAGATTGCAATGGCCCGGCCTGCCCCTGAGGAGGCAAACCCATCTAATAGGAGCAGACAGGGAGATGAGGTTCCTGCTATTGTTGTGGAAACACCTGTTGTAGCTGAGAGAGCTCCTATTGCTGCTGAGGAGATCAGGATTTTCAGGGAGGTCAGGGCTAGGCAGGCGAGTCTGCAGGCTGCCAAGGAGCAAATTCAGACATTCTCCTTCAAGGTTGATGACAAGTTGATGTATTCGAACCTTGAAGAGTCATCTGCTAAGGTTGTAGCGTCTTTGTTGAGTTTCAAGGACGACTTTGCTGTGCTGGCTAAAAAATTTTCCGGACTGGTTATGATGGCAGAGGAGGTTTATCTTCTACTTCTTTTATAATTTAGACGCCTTTTTTATTTTGACTGCTGATTTATCTATTTCTATATGCCTAGAGTATTAATGCTGGGCTGTTGAGTGCATGCCAAATAAAGTCAGCCAACTCCAAGATCAATATTCTGGACTGGGAGATGTAGAACCTGAAGAAGGATTTGGAGACTTATTGGTTACTAGGGAGGAATTGGTTACTACAAAGGCTGAGCTTCGAGCTGAAAAGCAGGCTATGTAGGAACTCTTGTGAAAAAATGAGGAGATGGCACTTGATAAGGATGAGGTTCAGGCCAAGTATGAAGATGTTGTTGTGTTCTTTTTTGGCAAGGGCAGGGTTGATGCAATGAGGGAACCTGTTAATGTAAGGCCGATTTGGAATCCTGACAAGGAGATGGCAGATGAAGAGAAAGGTGATGAAGGAGTCAGTTCTGCCACTGCTTCTGGGGCAGGTTAAATGGTTGATTTTTCGTTGACTGgaattttggcccatccaggggggatgttccctggaaaGACAactaattttgatgttttggtttgGCCCATCCGGGGGGGGGGGGATGGATGTCCCTGGAAAGCCAAATAATTTCGTTGCTTTGGTTTGGTAGTTTTTGTCTTTGAACAACATTTCTTAGGGTAGTTTTTGAATAGTGTTGCATAGAGCAGGATTTATAAATATTTGATTTTAGGCTTTGAATTATGGTGTACTTTGTTTTTGTACTGTTAATGAGAGGGTTCTCGCCTATCttggagggcttatggccctcagcctgtcttGGACGGCTTAATttatgcctgtctggagggcttaaaCAAGCGATCCATATCTTTCACCATCCAACTTGTTTGTATACTGAGCTCAGTTTTATTAGATATCTGGTGTGACAAAATAATGAAATGAAGTTGTTGGGCCCTGAATTTTACTGCCCAGTCAGACATGAGTCGGGCAATATCAAAAGCCAATCCTGAACGAAAGTCATCTCGAACAAAGAAACCAAAACGCCTGATCAGCCACCAACCAGGAGGGAAAGACAGGATAGGCATCTACTAAGCCTGGCCTGAAAGGATATCACGTTAGCCACAAGGTCAGTATAATCAGGGCAAGGCAAGCAACGATTAAAGCACGGTAAAAACTTGGGAAAACAGTTCCTATAAACAAGGAAGACCCATTCAACATTCCACACGAAAGCATAGAGAATTTTGACTAAGCAAGGGTAACGGTCGGAAGGTTATAGAAGTCAAGCAACCATCCCcaggtaaatagggcacgagtcctattttACAAGAAATCTTAAACTACCCTGAAAGACCCGTTGCAAAGCtactataaatagaagagaagaagaaaagaagaggaTCACTTTTGACACACACTAACTCACTCTCACTTTACTTTCATACTTGTATTCAACACAATATTTTGCCTAACAAACATATTCCCTGTCAGGGTATCAAAAGTCCTAATAACAATCACTCATGGCTTGGTGCCCGTAGTTTTTttccttattcccagggtttttccacgtataaatctctgTGTCTTACTTTTGAatttattcctttatttattcTATTGTACCGGTCATGTAATTTGttttgagttagattaccctACAAATTCTTCCCTGGCAGGATATTATCTCTGTgagaaatcctgctaaaacaattggcgcccaccgtggggcatctagctcaaaaataatcaaaacctaaatccaaacaacacaaaaacaatttcaaaaaaatgactggagatagcattgaacaacaactggctgctgCCCAGtaacaattgttggaaatggaacaacTGAAACAGAAAATGGCCCAGGCCAAAGCTGAAGTTGTGAAACTAAAGGAATCAGAATCTAATCTAAAACAAAGGCTAAGAGACAAAGCCTCGGGCTCAAAATTAAAAATTCAGCCAGGCACACCATTCTCTtcaatcatcaggaacattgatttctccaactttggtactccaactccatcaaaatcAAGAGTAGAAGAAGGTGATACAGACTCAAAAGAGATACAAAATGAAGAGGCTGTACCGGATCAAACCAacacagcaataatgatggccatgctccaggaaatccagaaactccatgagaaatttgagaagattCCTTGAGTATCCACACCCATTGAAGAAGTAAATCCAGAAAGCTATGCTGACTCACTCTTCGTGGATAAGATAGCAATGATAGATCTACCAAAAAAGTTTGTGGTGCCATCGATGAGAGTCTATGATGGAACTATAGACccacaaaatcatgtagcctACTATAAACAAAGAATGTTGGCAGCCTCCATTCCTAGTGAACGacgacaagtttgcatgtgtaagggatttggaacaaccctgaatgGGCCTGCCCTACAATGGTACATAAATCTACCAAAttgaagcatcaagtcctttgttGACCTGATAAACTCCTTTAACCACCTATTCGCCAGCAGCAAAGAACTTAAAAAGAGATCCAGTGATCTGTATAGGATCAAGCAAAATCCTGAATCAATCTGAGCATTCATGACCAGATTAAACAAAGAGAAAGTATTAattcccagatgtgatgttggaacagtcgtggaagctttcaggcagggGCTGCCATTGGACAGTGATTTCTATGATGAAATGACTATGAAGCCCTGCCAGACCTTTGAAGACATCTAGGCATTAGCCCTTAGCTACATCCGGTTGGAAGAGGATAAAGGTTTCAAAGCAGACACCACTGATAAAAATTCAGGATATGACAGGTCCAACAGGAAAAGTTCCAATcacagaggaagcagttccaggccatccccttatagcaggcctgacagatcagaagtcaactatgcacATGAataacgaggtaactcctatacttatccccctattcaagaatataacttctctgttgacactgcaggattgatcaaaaggcttgacaacatggaaGACATtctcaagtggccaaagaagacaGATAACCctaactcaaggaaagacacaacaagatggtgtgagttTCACATGGACATAAGACACACAACAGAGGAATGCATGGGACTACGCAGGCAAGTGGCTTACCTATTAAAGAAAGGCTACCTGAAAGACCTAATGCCATCAAAGACCAGGGAAGACAATGGAACAAGAAAGGACCAAGAGAGACCACAACGTGACCTGCCTTCAGCACCACCTATCTATGAGGTCaagttcatcaatggaggatctgaaATCTGCGGCCTGAATAGCTCTGGTGCAAAGAAAatagccagggagtcaaaaatgaaatctccttttaaacctagaaatttacctcaaattacttttgatgatactgacATGCATGGAATCTCTGATGTCCATCATGATGGCTTGGTCAttaccatgcaaataggaactgcacgtATCCTTAGAATTTTAGTCGATGGGGACAGCTCAGTCAACCTAATCATGGTTGACGTCctgaaagcaatgaagattgatgaaagccagatcataaaaaatcaaatgtcctagtaggattcagtggtgaaacaaaGAACACTCTGGGAGAAATCTACCTGCCAAcatacgttgaaggagtctcctcatatgagagatttggagtcctggattgccTATCATCCTACAATGCCATCCTAGGCAGACCTTCGATCCGTAATGTCCGAGCTATCCCTTCAACTTATCACCAATatgtcaagataccaacagagtGGGGAATAGAAAtcatcaaaggtgaacaaaaatcttcCCAAGCATGTTATACTAAATCATTAAAACCTTCCAAGTTAGGTAAGTCTCTCACCTAGCAATTAcaataccctgtcaggagcacttatgtggcagaaaCTTAAATGGAGACAGATCAGGTAATTTTAGACCCTAAGTATCCTGCCAGGCATGTATcagtaggatctgatgtccctgacaatatcagactagaactagtaagttttcttaagaataaatTTTCATGCTTTGCCTGGTCCCACTTTGATATGATTGGTATAGACGCCAATATTATTACCCAAAACTCAATATTGATAAATCATTTAAGCTTGTGCAACAGAAAAGGAGGAAGTTTGCCCCTGAACGCAACTCTATCATTAATGAAGATGTGGACAAACTCctagatatgggaatgatcagagaaGTGATTTACCCTGAATGACTAGAAAATGTGGTTATGGTACAAAAGAtaaatgggaagtggagagtttgtgtagactacacagacctaaacaaagcctgcccaaaggatccattcccacttcctcatattgatgccatggtagatgtTACAGCAAGGCAAGAGCTATTAACGTTTATGGATgcttcaagtggattcaaccagatcaagatgcacccatctgaccaGGAAAACACTGCATTCATCATGGAAAAGGGCATATATTgttacacagcaatgccctttcgcctaaagaatgcaggggcaacctatcaacacctggtcaacatgatgttcaatgATCAAATAGGTGATACAATAGAGGTCTATATTGACGATATGGtggtcaaatcaaaaaaggctgaagatcatgtaaaagattcactactacaaatgagcacttgggccacggctaaattcgtggcgcaagtactaaatttccgtggctaaatcattttgccacgggaataccttccgtggcgcaagtggccgtggcaaagggatagccacgggaaaaacaagaacgtggctattattgaatttttggccacagattctctcgtggctaataactcccgtggccaaagaaatttcccgtggcgaaaaaataattcccgtggcaaataatatatatgaaaattaaataaataaaacgtaaaataatttatttatttttcacaatgggtattttatcatatatggaaccgtgacaatctaggtaattgtttcgctagttaatttgattaatttgaacgttatttcgtttcacgagtcatgcatttgtgagcatcggagaggcttcccaggaggtcacccatcccaacactactctcacctgagcacgcttaaccgtagagttattttgatgtgccaccgaaattgaatgttacctttgttgatataattagaactttgaatccttttaagtttaatttttttctttcaaatcttacctttagtactatttaattacataaatgttacatgttttacaatttttgcgggaaaaacattattttggccgaaacaattaaattttcgacattaacctcctgattaatgattttgacatcatttttttgcccaagtcagtaaaccattttctccaaaaaagtaaaattaattgtgttttcctaacatttttttatttcttttgtttatcgacatacttattttcatttctcatgtactcattttttcgtatatttttcttcgcaaattctattgtataaccgttgtacctgcgatatgaaaaatgagaccattttttggtaaaataatgaccgctttttataattaaaggtcttttttccccaaagtgatcactattaaccaaaaaatagtcacttttttacccaaaaaccacgaaaaagattttttttttttttttttttttttttttggtgaaaggtaaGTAATTCTCATTAAGCACAAACCAATGGAACAAGATACATCATAAGTTAGCTTACAAGACTCATAATCCAATCTCTATCCTTCGACATTTTGACCCTACTAAGGTAATTAAGAAGCCTAATTTTCATCAGGTTTTTACAATGAACAAACAAAACAGTAGGTCTCAAAATCACTCCTTCCAATCGGGCTGAATTACGTTGCTGCCAGATAGAATAAGTAACAGCCATGAACACTGATAAGCAAACCTCCCGCTGAACCAGTGTCCATTTCCTTCTTCCTAGCCAGATAATACAGTTGCCCTGTGGTTCAGTGATCTGCAGCCAAGAGCATACCAGGTGTAGAACCTCTCTGAAGTAATGACATTGCTGAAACAAATGCATGACAGTCTCAGAGCCAGCCTGACAGATGCAGCACATATCATCAGGAATTATGCCTAGCCTGTGCAGCTTCTCTTTAGTATTCAGTGCATTCCTCATTACCAGCCAATTCACGAAAGAATGCTTAGGAAGAGCCACCGGATTCCAGATTAGTTTAGCCCATCCTACCTTGGTTTCCTTAAGTCTGAGCCAATCATAACCAGACTGAACAGAATAACCCCTAAGATCAGCAAGCCAAACACCTTGAGAGTAGCCATTAAGTAACAAGTCCCTGGTCTTACATATAGCTTTCCAATTGCCACTCATATGGCACTTAGGAATATGCTCAGACCAGGAAGAACTTTTTATGTAAACTTGATGCACCCATTTCACCCATAAACTATCCGGCTTGCTATAAATCCACCACACTAACTTCCCAATAGTGGCCACATTCCAATGATAACTATTCCTGATGCCAAGACCACCTTCACTCTTAGGGGTACAAATGTGATCCCAACCAACAAGGGGTACCCTCATATAATTGCTAGTGCCATCCCACAAGTAATTACGACAAATATTATCAATTTGTTTCAACACACCCTTGGGAATAAGAAAGATATTTGCCCAATAGGAAAAGAGAGAAGTAAGGACAGACTTAACAAGGATGAGTCTACCAGCATAGGAGATCTTCCTTGCACCAAGTATTCTGATTCTGTCAACAATTTTCTCCACAAGAATCTTACACTCTTTTTTCCCCAGCTTACCAGCAGCAATGGGGACACCAAGATATCTGAAAGGAATCTGACCCTCAACACAACCAGAACAATGAATGAGCTGCTGTTTGATAGAGTTATGCACCCCATTGAAATAGATATTAGATTTTGCATTATTCATTTCCAAACCAGAAGCTCTAGAAAAAGTGGCAAAGGATCTTAACAGGAGCATAACAGAAGCAGAATCTCCTCTTGAGAATAATAagaggtcatcagcaaacatcaaatGAGACAACTTAAGCTTCCTACAGAGGGAGTGGTGATTAAAAGGCAAAGCTTCAGTTGTAAAATTAAGAATCCTGGTGAGGTATTCCATAGCTATAGTGAACAAAAGAGGGGAGAGCGGATCTCCCTGTCTAAGCCCTTTTTTTCCATGAAAAAACCCAAAGCTATTACCATTAAGGACAAGAGAATAAGAGGCACTAGTCACACATTCCATAAGAAGCTTCTTGAAGTGAGCAGGGAAAAGCAAAGCATCAAGCATTTGACTGAGGAATTGCCAATTCACTGAGTCATAAGCTTTTTTTAAATCAACTTTGATGAGGCAACGAGGGGAAACAGCAGTTCTCTTGTAAAGTCTAATGATATCCTGACACACAAGAATGTTCTCAATAATGTTCCTCCCTTTAACAAAGCCACCTTGAGTAGGACTAATAATGTGAGGCAAAACCCTAGCCAATCTTGTGCATAAGAGCTTAgatatcactttataaatgacatTGCAACAAGAGATTGGTCTAAATTGTCCAACAGTTTGAGGCAAATCAACTTTAGGAACAAGTGAAACTAAGGTATGATTCACCTGTTTTAAAAGCCTTCCATGGAGGAAGAAGTCCTTCACTACAGTGCAAACCTCCTCACCAATCACTTGCCAGGCATCCTTGTAAAATGCACTAGTAAAACCATCCGGGCCAGGAGCTTTATGGCCAGGAATATGGAAAACAGCTTCCCTAATTTCCTCATTAGTAACAGGGGTACATAGTTCAGCACAGAGGTCCTCACTGCAGCAAGGGCCCTTCTAAACAACCTGAGTATTAACAGCCTGCACAACTTTAGACTCCCCCAGGAGATTCTGGTAGAATGATAAAAAAGCTTCCTG is a genomic window containing:
- the LOC141632241 gene encoding uncharacterized protein LOC141632241, giving the protein MGSPLLALASSGGVARAATLPVNLWISLTDLGDSNSRMAFISTPARAVIRLSRQELIDQGSTVSKFGQFTFMEALNNATPKVGLFGLLETKVKPSSLKGVRDNICNGWCVSTNTQYHKGGRVWIIWKPNLFNVQFIEYNAQFIHTIVQDLANGSMFYFTIVYAFNGIQERKSLWSRLVAFNLNIQGPWFLGGDFNAVLKPSERLGGVTSEEEMEDFQICLEQCSMRPEYYAHFHTEGYFDHTPCLVQKTSDIGLRKGSFKYFNMWSDSELFIPCVTQIWGTCIQGTPMFQFVKKLKLLKNPLKKLNRDLYADVENNTMRAWKHLEHIQIQLRSDPANVNLIGMEIHASKEYLELQKACDSFLMQKSKATWICGGDSNSKLFHSYMKQRQAKNKVLRIADENGTWLNDPDSIQEAFLSFYQNLLGESKVVQAVNTQEIREAVFHIPGHKAPGPDGFTSAFYKDAWQVIGEEVCTVVKDFFLHGRLLKQVNHTLVSLVPKVDLPQTVGQFRPISCCNVIYKVISKLLCTRLARVLPHIISPTQGGFVKGRNIIENILVCQDIIRLYKRTAVSPRCLIKVDLKKAYDSVNWQFLSQMLDALLFPAHFKKLLMECVTSASYSLVLNGNSFGFFHGKKGLRQGDPLSPLLFTIAMEYLTRILNFTTEALPFNHHSLCRKLKLSHLMFADDLLLFSRGDSASVMLLLRSFATFSRASGLEMNNAKSNIYFNGVHNSIKQQLIHCSGCVEGQIPFRYLGVPIAAGKLGKKECKILVEKIVDRIRILGARKISYAGRLILVKSVLTSLFSYWANIFLIPKGVLKQIDNICRNYLWDGTSNYMRVPLVGWDHICTPKSEGGLGIRNSYHWNVATIGKLVWWIYSKPDSLWVKWVHQVYIKSSSWSEHIPKCHMSGNWKAICKTRDLLLNGYSQGVWLADLRGYSVQSGYDWLRLKETKVGWAKLIWNPVALPKHSFVNWLVMRNALNTKEKLHRLGIIPDDMCCICQAGSETVMHLFQQCHYFREVLHLVCSWLQITEPQGNCIIWLGRRKWTLVQREVCLSVFMAVTYSIWQQRNSARLEGVILRPTVLFVHCKNLMKIRLLNYLSRVKMSKDRDWIMSLCFPGQMGAS